In Haematobia irritans isolate KBUSLIRL chromosome 1, ASM5000362v1, whole genome shotgun sequence, a genomic segment contains:
- the Gp93 gene encoding heat shock protein 90 Gp93, producing MKYLLLVGLLLLAGFSQTKADDSKEEIATETVDLNLGSFKEASRTDSDAVQREEEAIKLDGLNVAQLKEIREKAEKFNFQTEVNRMMKLIINSLYRNKEIFLRELISNASDAIDKIRLLALTNRDELETNPELNIRIKADKENKVLHIMDTGIGMTHQDLINNLGTIAKSGTADFLAKMQDPTKADGQDMNDMIGQFGVGFYSAFLVADRVVVTTKHNNDKQYIWESDANSFSITEDPRGDTLKRGSIISLYLKDEAQDFLEQDTLRDLIRKYSQFINFPIRLWSSKTVDEEVPIEEETKKEDEEDKPATSDDDVQIEEDTNEDDGDKPKTKTVSKTVWDWTLINDSKPIWTRKPNDVTEEEYNEFYKSLTKDTSEPLTHTHFIAEGEVTFKSLLYIPKVQPSESFNRYGTKSDNIKLFVRRVFITDEFNDMMPNYLNFIRGIVDSDDLPLNVSRETLQQHKLIKVIKKKLVRKVLDMIKKINKEQYEKFWKEYSTNIKLGIMEDPSNRSRLAKLLRFQSSNGKDVTSLSEYVERMKPKQQNIYFIAGANRGEVEKSPFVERLLAKGYEVLYLVEAVDEYCISALPEFDGKKFQNVAKEGFKLNESEKSKNKFEELKNTFSPLVKWLNEIALKGQILKAEVSERLSNSPCALVAGMFGWTGNMERLAMSNAHQKSDDPQRTYYLNQKKTLEINPRHPLIRELLRRVEADEADETAKEMAVMMFRTATLRSGFMLQETADFADTIEKMMRQTLGVSLDEQIDLDDDDLEDGEEASEENASTASNDNEEDEDAQHDEL from the exons ATGAAGTACTTACTACTAGTTGGATTATTACTACTTGCCG GTTTCTCACAAACAAAGGCTGATGATTCCAAAGAAGAAATTGCCACTGAAACTGTCGACTTGAACTTGGGATCTTTCAAAGAAGCTTCTAGAACCG ATTCCGATGCCGTTCAACGTGAAGAAGAAGCCATTAAATTGGATGGCTTGAATGTAGCCCAATTGAAGGAAATACGTGAAAAG gccgaaaaattcaatttccaaACCGAAGTCAATCGTATGATGAAATTGATCATTAATTCATTGTATCgcaataaggaaattttcttgCGTGAATTAATATCGAATGCTTCGGATGCCATTGATAAGATACGTCTCTTAGCTTTAACCAATAGAGATGAATTGGAAACAAATCCTGAATTGAATATACGAATTAAGGCAGACAAAGAAAACAAAGTTCTACACATTATGGATACTGGTATTGGCATGACACATCAGGATTTAATCAACAACTTGGGTACAATTGCCAAATCTGGTACTGCTGATTTCTTGGCGAAAATGCAAGATCCCACCAAGGCTGATGGTCAGGATATGAATGATATGATTGGTCAATTTGGTGTTGGTTTCTATTCAGCATTCTTGGTTGCTGATCGTGTTGTGGTAACCACAAAACACAACAATGATAAACAATACATTTGGGAATCTGATGCCAATAGCTTCAGCATTACCGAAGATCCTCGTGGAGATACTTTGAAACGCGGTTCCATTATTTCATTATACTTAAAGGATGAAGCTCAAGATTTCTTGGAACAAGATACTTTGCGTGATTTGATTCGCAAATACTCTCAATTCATTAACTTCCCCATCCGTTTGTGGTCTAGCAAAACAGTCGATGAAGAGGTACCAATCGAAGAGGAAACCAAAAAGGAGGATGAGGAAGACAAACCTGCCACCAGTGACGATGATGTGCAAATCGAAGAAGATACTAATGAAGATGATGGCGATAAACCCAAAACAAAGACTGTTTCTAAAACCGTTTGGGACTGGACTCTGATCAATGACAGCAAACCCATTTGGACGCGTAAGCCCAACGATGTTACCGAAGAAGAATACAATGAATTCTACAAGAGCTTAACCAAAGACACTAGTGAACCTCTAACCCATACACATTTCATTGCCGAGGGTGAAGTTACATTCAAGAGTTTATTGTACATTCCTAAAGTTCAGCCATCAGAATCGTTCAATCGTTATGGTACCAAGTCGGATAATATCAAATTGTTTGTCCGTCGCGTATTCATTACCGATGAATTCAATGACATGATGCCCAACTACCTGAATTTCATTCGTGGTATTGTTGATTCGGATGATTTGCCATTGAATGTGTCTCGTGAAACTTTGCAACAGCATAAATTAATTAAGGTTATCAAAAAGAAATTGGTGCGTAAAGTCTTGGATATGATTAAGAAGATCAACAAGGAACAATACGAGAAATTCTGGAAGGAATATTCAACCAA CATTAAACTCGGTATCATGGAAGATCCCAGCAATCGCTCTCGTTTGGCTAAACTCTTGCGTTTCCAATCATCGAATGGTAAAGATGTTACTTCCCTTTCCGAATATGTCGAACGTATGAAGCCTAAGCAGCAAAACATTTACTTCATTGCTGGTGCCAACCGTGGTGAAGTCGAAAAGTCGCCCTTCGTTGAACGTCTCTTGGCCAAGGGCTATGAAGTCTTGTATCTGGTAGAAGCCGTTGATGAATATTGCATTTCTGCCCTACCTGAATTCGATggcaaaaaattccaaaatgttGCCAAGGAAGGTTTCAAACTTAACGAATCGGAAAAgagcaaaaacaaatttgaagaattgaAGAATACATTTTCACCTTTGGTCAAATGGTTGAATGAAATTGCCCTCAAGGGACAAATCTTGAAAGCTGAAGTATCGGAACGTTTAAGCAATTCACCATGTGCCTTGGTTGCTGGTATGTTCGGCTGGACCGGCAACATGGAACGTTTGGCCATGTCTAATGCTCATCAAAAATCCGATGATCCTCAACGTACCTATTATCtgaatcaaaagaaaactttggaaATCAATCCCAGACATCCACTGATTCGCGAACTGCTTAGACGTGTTGAAGCCGATGAGGCTGATGAGACAGCAAAGGAAATGGCTGTGATGATGTTCCGTACTGCTACATTACGTTCAGGTTTTATGTTGCAGGAAACTGCAGACTTTGCTGATACCATCGAAAAAATGATGCGTCAAACCTTGGGTGTGTCATTGGATGAACAAATCGATCTTGATGATGATGACTTGGAGGATGGCGAGGAGGCGAGTGAAGAAAATGCATCTACTGCCAGCAATGACAACGAAGAAGATGAAGATGCTCAACATGATGAACTTTAA
- the LOC142221840 gene encoding uncharacterized protein LOC142221840: protein MLLKYEATLIAYQYKEKTIYCRVNVVPTKSCEHQNTCRSLTYQQWQNFDKELRSWLDIKAEKDCPDSEEGTLCSFVVKPNVEVKIRKSTLSTKYFYKCVQYTDSSEVFKKSDSETILECNLEYKDSNKLPPTPSIPHDEYDPIASTVTNDNSISPLSYEPYTPSKRTRKYSQLDKIKTPGLDFLGFDSAEDGYSPKPERDTAESDITIPVYKPAPISESPITNDSEEVVPETEDESLSNKGSRSKRMREKRHLQSEFGEYVPESQETLGGAPTYKPTPIDDIKQNVPNVPKENKIKKDKEKEKNDCKSKSCEDRKLEETEKTSIEKTSSHRRLENKISSSSEDDLEKIISRPKDKSKKNEKSKYRDKDGKKDKDLKGDEVKREKKVHESVKEINKTSLSSSEEEFEKPVTQEKEKKKKDKYKEYEKKYTKEENNKERLVETKRKSGEDNEKQSSRQKDRKKEKHRSKESTSKSQNVENSSDPVSSNKDRENSPSVRRSERSPVKPRRFIDEQEKIEVRKKPKTSPKNKELFGTDDDDDTEHKQPVSDTNNNARSKLAAAFQTPKGDKTKSLMLSSSSSSSSAKKKRKRNECEQERADMSKWLGKKDKINKSTELTASKSFEEKSSKKLKSKKDEKDRIRSKSDSPPPIDIVMLSEKEMETIRNKAKLQCEDNARLKAVLDQMNVAPKEVEQLSLESMTLVELMDTFELYKTDLDKIYEKYRKKDHVKSHDGVNHCLVIGLIDQHKQFKMLEKLSEVYNSTNSTTHATLYANALLPEWILRIFMEKFNLTRCEAIQHIEDQEIYKSYLEAQNENSFLDDPI from the exons ATGCTACTAAAATATGAAGCAACATTAATTGCATATCAG TATAAGGAAAAAACCATTTATTGTCGAGTAAATGTGGTTCCAACAAAATCTTGTGAACATCAAAACACCTGCAGATCTCTGACATATCAacaatggcaaaattttgacaaagaactgCGTTCATGGTTGGACATAAAGGCTGAAAAGGATTGCCCAGATTCGGAGGAGGGCACACTATGTTCATTTGTTGTTAAACCAAATGTTGAAGTTAAAATTCGAAAATCGACATTATCGACGAAATATTTCTACAAATGTGTTCAATATACGGATTCTTCGGAAGTATTCAAAAAATCAGACAGTGAAACAATACTGGAATGTAATTTGGAATATAAAGATTCTAACAAG cTACCACCCACACCTTCAATACCTCATGATGAATACGATCCAATTGCATCAACAGTAACTAATGATAATTCAATAAGTCCATTATCATACGAACCTTACACGCCATCTAAGAGGACACGTAAATACAGTCAgcttgataaaataaaaacaccGGGATTAGATTTCTTGGGATTTGATAGTGCGGAAGATGGATATTCACCTAAACCGGAGAGAGATACAGCTGAAAGCGATATAACAATACCAGTATATAAGCCGGCGCCAATAAGCGAAAGTCCAATAACAAATGATAGCGAGGAAGTTGTTCCGGAAACTGAAGATGAATCCTTGTCAAATAAAGGTAGTCGATCCAAACGTATGCGGGAAAAACGCCATCTTCAGTCTGAGTTTGGAGAATATGTACCCGAGAGCCAAGAAACTTTAGGAGGTGCTCCCACCTACAAACCCACACCTATAGAtgatataaaacaaaatgtgCCAAATGTGCCTAaggagaataaaataaaaaaagacaaaGAGAAAGAGAAAAACGATTGCAAATCCAAATCATGTGAAGATCGCAAGTTGGAGGAAACCGAAAagacttccatagaaaaaactAGCAGCCATCGTagattggaaaataaaatatcgagCTCTAGTGAAGatgatttggaaaaaataatttctcgaCCTAAAGATAAATccaaaaagaatgaaaaatcgAAATATAGAGATAAAGATGGCAAAAAGGATAAGGATCTTAAAGGAGATGAAGTAAAAAGAGAGAAAAAAGTCCACGAATCCGTTAAGGAAATCAACAAAACATCTTTATCGTCGAGTGAAGAAGAATTTGAGAAACCGGTTACCCaggaaaaagaaaagaaaaagaaagacAAATACAAAGAATACGAAAAGAAATATactaaagaagaaaataataaagaaagaCTGGTCGAAACTAAGAGAAAATCTGGGGAGGATAATGAAAAACAGTCGAGCAGACAAAAAGATAGGAAAAAAGAGAAACACAGATCGAAGGAATCAACATCAAAATCCCAAAATGTAGAAAACTCTTCTGATCCTGTATCAAGCAATAAGGACAGAGAAAATTCCCCCTCAGTTAGACGTTCGGAACGTTCTCCCGTAAAACCCCGGAGATTTATTGACGAGCAAGAAAAAATCGAAGTCCGCAAGAAACCCAAAACCTCTCCCAAAAATAAAGAACTCTTTGGTacagatgatgatgacgacacAGAACATAAACAACCTGTTAGTGATACTAATAACAATGCCCGTAGTAAATTAGCGGCAGCATTCCAAACACCAAAAGGCGACAAAACGAAATCCCTAATGTTGTCCTCATCTTCATCCTCATCATCGGCCAAAAAGAAACGTAAACGTAACGAATGTGAACAAGAAAGGGCCGATATGAGCAAATGGTTGGGtaaaaaagacaaaataaacAAATCCACGGAACTTACGGCATCTAAATCTTTTGaggaaaaatcttccaaaaaattaaaatcgaaaAAAGATGAAAAGGACCGCATACGGTCCAAATCCGATTCTCCCCCTCCAATCGATATTGTCATGCTCTCTGAAAAGGAAATGGAGACAATTCGTAACAAAGCCAAGCTTCAATGTGAAGACAATGCACGACTTAAAGCTGTTTTGGATCAAATGAACGTAGCACCCAAGGAAGTAGAGCAATT ATCATTGGAAAGCATGACACTTGTTGAACTAATGGACACCTTTGAGTTGTACAAAACTGATCTAGATAAAATTTATGAGAAATATCGTAAAAAAGATCATGTCAAGAGCCATGACGGTGTCAATCATTGTCTAGTTATTGGACTTATAGATCAACACAAACAAttcaaaatgttggaaaaattatcGGAGGTTTATAATAGCACAAATAGTACAACT catGCCACCCTATATGCTAATGCCCTATTGCCAGAATGGATTTTACgtattttcatggaaaaatttaatctaACACGTTGTGAGGCCATACAGCACATTGAGGATCAAGAAATCTATAAGTCATATTTAGAAGCCCAAAATGAAAATTCATTCCTAGATGATCCAATTTGA